CCTTAAACAGGATCCATGCTAAATGACATAATATGCATGGTTCACATCTGGTAGTAGCAATTGATGCATCTGCCCCATGATATATGCACAGTCATCTCCCATTATTACACTGATGGCATTGAACACCTTGTCATGTATGCCTCCAAGACCTTAACTGCTTCTCAGCAATGCTATTCTCAAATAGTGTGAGATCCTTGCTGTTATTCAAGCAATTGAGGAATTTAAGTTATTCCTTTTTGGGCAGAAAATTTATCTTGTCATGGATTGTTGTCTGTTGTTCACCATCTTGGCCCCAAGCATCCCCTACCAAATCAAACCACCCACTGCCTTCAACATTGGGTATTGTACTTGTCATTATTCTATCCACTATCAAGCAGTGACATTTGCCTTTGAAGGCACACCATGTATCTCAGTTTCTGATAAGGGGATGGTGTTTACCTCATGTGATTTCATATGGCTTTGCTCTCTTAATGAGATTCAACACCTTCACACTGTGCCTTATCACCCAATCTTCAAAAGCCATGCAGTATACTTTATCGCACCTTTAAAACCATCTCCACAAGGAAATAATGTCAAAAACTATATCTAATACTCTCTGTAgctttccagcagcttacagagctACCAACATCAAAGGCTGCAGTCCAGAGGAGCAGCTTCATGGTTATCCTCGCTGCACCATTTTGGTTATACTGCACTCACCACTGGTGCATATCATTACTAAGGTCTCTCCCTCCAAACTGGGCACTCCAGTCTGGGCGCATCAGTTTGGGCACCAGCCAACCTAGACTAATGGGACAATCTCCACTCACCATGGGTTCGTGTTTTATACCATGGCCTCTGCCCACCGACTTCAGCACCACCAATGTAACTGTCTTCACCTCCAACATCCTGGTTGGCATTCACCTGTTTCTCCACCCATGGTGGACCCTCTGGTTCCAGCGAAACTTGTACCTCAACTTTCCCCCGTTATTTCCATGCACACTACttgcatattctgctcctgtagttGCTGCTTGGTGATAGAAGGGAAGGGAGGGGTGGGGTGGCACCATCTGACATTACCATGGAAACTGAGTAACTGAAATAACATTTCTGTTGGCCACTGAGGCACTTCTATTCAGTTGGTGCTGATCCTAAGCTGCCTTCTCTGATGGTATCACCCAAGGCTCCTGCATATAATTCGGCACCGTGAAGTCCTAAGTCAGTGTGGGGTCCACACCACAAGAGATATCATATTATATAGTGTTATTCTTTATCTGTAACAGAGAGAAATGGCTTGTATTGGACTTTGCTTGGGAATATGGGCTTAAAATAGCGTGCACTGTTCTTACCCATCTTATATATACATCTCCTGTTGTGAATAAACTTGTTGTTTGTGGCTGTAGATCACCTCTTACAAAATATCTGAAGAGGACATAGagatacgcgcacacacacacacacacacacacacacacacacactttagacAAAGGAAGGAAGGTCATTAGAGAAAGAGCACAAGATCCGATTGTTTCAGGtatagggaaagaaatcggccaggccctttcaaaggaaccatcccagcatttgctggagcaatttaggaaaataacAGAAAACTTAAAATCCAGATGGTTGTATGTGGATGTGAACCAAGAACTGTAAATAAGGAGAAACCAATCAAACAGGCAAAAGATTATTCATTTCTGCAGTCAAAATGAGCTGGTAATTATTGATAATTACTGAGACACTCTTTAAAATCCTTcttaaaagaaaatgtacatgaaTTCTACCAAATGTTGGAATATGCCAATCAGACTACATTTGAGTTAAACAGAGGACTCAGgttaaaactccccagacatctaCGACCAGATCTAGACTGTGATCATATACTGTTGATAATTAAATGTAACATCAcatgaagaagaacaagaataaTCTAAGTCAGTGTCATGTAGAAGGAGTGGAAGAGGAAACAGGGAAGACTTTTCTGGAGGAACAAAGGAAGCAATAACCAGTAGTTACCAGTATGGtgattaaaattaaataaaggttAGTATGATTGAAATAGTGAAGTAagtgaaatggaaaataaaaatggaataaaataatacaaatgaactacaggaaaagaaaaccagacATAACTGTTCAGTATATGTAATCCTATGGATACTATAAATTCACCAGAGGATTTCATAATAAGCAGAACAATAACTATGTCTACAATAGTGTAGGCAGttaattacacaaattacatgGCACTGTTCATTTCATCCCATGTTTATAAGGTACACCtgaatatatttaaaacaaataaataaaaaacaagttttttttcgcAAAAATAGACTTCTACAAAAAAAGAAATTTCCAGGAAACACATTTaattgaattttttgaacagtataTTTCACAAGTAAACTCTGGATACATAATACAATTATGGAAAAACTTTTCTATGCACATTCAGTTGCAagcagaaaatgtgaaaaaaacatGATTTATTCCAAAACTTAAAATCTACAGAGTGATTATTTTGTAGCAGTAATGCCCCAGTTTAATGTAGTGAACAAACAGTAATTCAATAAATTGGTTGATTATGGAACTGtacttcattattttcattgttacattcACGGCTAAACTCTAGGGCCTTCTCATGGAACTCTTGGGCTTCTGATGATGTAGtaacaaatgtctcaggtttcttTACACTGTCAGCTTTTTTTGACAGTCACATGGTTTCTAGGTTTTCTTACAGCTGATTGATCATTGTACTTGAAACTGTGTTAGTTTTCTTCGCTTGAACATGATCAgagagaagtaatatgttgtttagACTTTGCAGATGGCACTAACGCGGTTTCCTTATTTATAAAAAAGAATTCTAGCTGCAAAAATTTTGAATGGTAGCTTCTCTTGTATTAAACTGTGTGCAGTGGTCTTGAAATCATACATATGCCAATTCTTAAGAACCCTACAGATAAAATGGGCGCTCAGAACCTCATAATAGTGTGATGATAAGGTTTGAAACTGTGACCTCTGCTTGGGAAGCACAGTAGTGAGCTATTTGGTTGAAAACAAGCAGTAGATTTTCATATTTGGCACAActcttttttttgttgatgttgagtttagaaaaatttcagtttcatgtgTAAGTTTAAAGAGGTAAATAGTAAGTTTTCATAAAATCCATGTACTGCAATGGATTCCTGTCATTTAGAAGTACATGTTGTTTCCTCAAATGATCCATGAACTGGAGCAGATTAGAAAAATAGTTTATGAACTATGCATATATtagagcataataataataataataatggtgtgtgacgagggcctcctgtcgggtagaccgctcgcctggtacgatttgacgccacttcggcaacttctatgtcaatggggatgaaatgatgatgattaggacaacacaacacccagtccctgagcggagaaaatctcctacccatccgagaatcgaacccgggcccttaggattgacagtctgtcgtgctgaccactcagctactggggaccgACATATTAGAGCATGAAAATTAATATAAAAGGATGCTAAAATCAGAAAAGGATTGAGGCAGGGCTGTTCTGTGTCTCCATACCTGCTGAATATATAAAATGAAGAAGGAATGCAAAATGTGAAagagaaaacaaaggaaaataattGATTGTGAAAAGACATACTGcatcagatttgctgatgacatagtagTAGCTGCAGGTTCAGAGAGTGATCATGATAGAAAAGAACTTTGCCATTTTGGATCTAGGTCCATGAAGGTGTTAGGTAAGTATGTCCTAGCAAGCTGAGTGCCAGTGCAAGTGAAGAGTAGCAGTTATGCCTGATGTGGTGGCAAGCTGTCAGCGTATGATTTTCAGCAGGCAATTCCTTCCCCATATTCATTCTTGGCTGTACATACCAAGTGCATACAGGTCAGTTTGTCAGCAATACAAGTTTCTAGGCAACAAATAACCTCCACACATAGACCACACTGAATTATAACTGAACAacacatgtaaataatttaaggataAATTCTAGGTAGTAGTTAGACTGTAGGAGCAAACTGTACACTTCGTTTCATATTTTCAGCTCCGTTAATTTGCATCTGACATTAAcatgtgtacatgaatgtatagTTAAAGACATGTATAAATGTGAGCTTTCATTAAGAATGCTAATGGACATTTTAAGTAAGGCCTGCAAAGAAAAGGTAAGATAAATTTGGGCTCATACGGAGCCATAGGTACAATCTATTTATGAGAGTGAAAGGAAAGAGAATGGCTAATAGTGGTAGTGGTACAatgtaccctcttccatgcaccatgttgtggcttgcagagtatgtatgtaaatatagAATAATAGCCCCATAATGATAAACTGTTGCGTTGATTGTGCAGAAGTGTTTGATTGATGAACaattttctgatattttcttttaacatacataatctttttttttttcagataagttCTACACATGACAGAAAAAATGTATCTCAAGAAAATCATTCAGAACGAAATGAAGTTTACGTTAATATAACAGTTAGCTCTTCAGCTTTTGCTGATGTACTAACACAGAAGAAGAACGCGAATTTACGAGAAAGTTCCAAGGCAAACCATGTACATTTGGCATCAAGGGTGCAGTCATCTGAAGCTAAGGTTACACCTCAACCAAATGGAGTCAGTGATGTCGGGAAACACATTAAAAAAGTGCAGTGTGATTACAATGGCAAGAATAAGATAgataattttttacattttgttgtACGTGAAGAAACTCATACAGCAGCTTCAGCTGTAAAATTAGAAACAGATGTTCCATCAGCAGAAGGTAATGCTTTTGTATGTGATCATAGTTCTCCAGACATAGATCATTCCACCTCCAAAACTAATCTTAAAAATGACCTTGCTTATGAAAACACTGTTCAGTCCCAACATTCTGAGAATACTTCAGATACAGAAAAAACTGTGGAGGAACGCCGTTGCATGGTGCCTACTGGTTTTAAAGTACAAAATAAAAGACAAACTTCTCACTCTCAAACCACTAAGAAAATTCCTAAAAATTCTTCTCCGTCACAAGCTCCAGTCAGTATTTCCGCTGagagtgaaagaaatgcaaaattcaGCATGCCCCAGAAGGGAAGTGTAGCAGATGCTGTAGTTTGCTTCCCTGTAGAAATTAAAGGTTCTAATGTGGATACTTTCCAAGGAGATAAAAGTGCCACAGAAATATCACAAGGAAAGGAAGCTTCAAAAGATACAAACaagaaagtgaaaagaaaaaatTATGAAGAACTGGCACCATTTAAATTCTTCTGTTCCCAGTGTTCATTCAAATCAAAGCGTGAAAGTCATTATCAACGCCATAAGCAGCTGCATGAGCAGGTAATTACATAAATGGTTTTTGTGTATCTACTACTTGGTTCCTAATGGTTTACTTCATCGATATGTAATGTGTAGtttattaaaattcagtgtgaatttCTGTTTATATGATACTGAAGTATGTGTTTCAGGTTTCAAACATTTATCAGTGTGAAAAATGCAGCTTCAAAACCATTCGTTTAGGAAACTTACGCCGTCATGAACTTACTCACAGTGAgtcagaactgtcatgtgatttgtGCACTTATCGAACACTCCATCATAAACTTCTGATAAGACATCAAAGGAACAAACATATCAATAAGGTAAGAATAAGATGGTCGTTTTGCTTAGTGTGTGCTTCCTGTCATTGTATACAGTGAAAACACGCTTTTACTATTTTTGAGGGTcttcaaaaaaaaatggtgtaaaatgcaagaaaatgtaaaatgtgtcGGAAATAACTTTTTAAGAGGTAAAAATTATTTATAGGATCCCCCCTTTCATTTCATAGTTTATTTATGATATACgtacataacaggcatcaaaatACTTGCTAGCAGCTTGTTTATTATCCAATAAAGTTTATCTGAATTTTCTACTCTTTACCTACTAACATAACTGGAACTGGTTAACTATCTGGAAAGTAGAAATGTTTGACTTAATTTTGTTCATCATAATTGGTTTTATGAGAAGCCAGCAGTTGTGTCTtcattctttaaataaagaaacactgcatcagttacatattttttcacgcTTACAACTGCGGTTTCTGAGACTGTATTCCCACTGCCAGGCACTGTCGTAGTGCAACAATGTGTCGTGTGGTGGGGTTGAAGGAACATTGAAGATGAAGTTGGTGCCGCCACACTTTCCAATAGATAGGTCGTCAATGGTAAGACTGTGGTTATTGACGTGGAACAGTGATCTACGTAAGAGAACAGAATCACATGCAGAGCAAGAGAGACTGCACTTGGTGGAGTGCAGGATCCCTAAAGGAATCAC
The Schistocerca gregaria isolate iqSchGreg1 chromosome 1, iqSchGreg1.2, whole genome shotgun sequence genome window above contains:
- the LOC126277415 gene encoding zinc finger protein 583-like isoform X2 codes for the protein MKDVFEWADVSLSSAFLTSVRLSGSKTQKDVVAELAAAAGVYIQWDSSEKPKLSGTWMNILKAQVIFTRYLSEITNHALELSQCTSEDSSVLSVNCNQRKEVAHVPQKHDLQNLQISSTHDRKNVSQENHSERNEVYVNITVSSSAFADVLTQKKNANLRESSKANHVHLASRVQSSEAKVTPQPNGVSDVGKHIKKVQCDYNGKNKIDNFLHFVVREETHTAASAVKLETDVPSAEGNAFVCDHSSPDIDHSTSKTNLKNDLAYENTVQSQHSENTSDTEKTVEERRCMVPTGFKVQNKRQTSHSQTTKKIPKNSSPSQAPVSISAESERNAKFSMPQKGSVADAVVCFPVEIKGSNVDTFQGDKSATEISQGKEASKDTNKKVKRKNYEELAPFKFFCSQCSFKSKRESHYQRHKQLHEQVSNIYQCEKCSFKTIRLGNLRRHELTHSESELSCDLCTYRTLHHKLLIRHQRNKHINKLQESEEKEIMKCSQCNYSTTRPYLLERHSKVHSSDFSKNHLVYECSECPYKASRKEHLDRHTSNVHGCHRPFLCHHCGKAFKRPDALKQHSAVHLNHPPFTCPTCDKGCRSRAHLKQHLSVHSARRLFLCELCGASFKTRAVQRKHILTIHHHPKAYSCLNCSRRFNTKYALRRHMKQHLILALDRLKVKRWQCTCGTMVQKVCKSFLHMHSFNKPMRQQQLYYI